From one Leifsonia soli genomic stretch:
- a CDS encoding DUF2510 domain-containing protein, protein MTNAPAGWYPDTEQPGNERWWDGTQWTEQRRPGIPAVPAPAPYQSAAAQPLAPAAPQAGANAQKPLWKRTWFIVTAAVVALIVVGSVSGAIAGGKKTDAIAVADTTPVASPTPTPAQTSAAPSPTPSTPPVEAPAPAAVDPTFFKANAGKQLDDYAKDLSDLSDAVAKGSTLRVMSNSIELAFNEGELAAIAPTTNIAPEWTTALAGLSITTTQIADAISKKDYTTVNNLVGQANQQVASLRDIASRAA, encoded by the coding sequence ATGACTAACGCACCCGCGGGTTGGTACCCCGACACTGAGCAGCCTGGCAACGAGCGCTGGTGGGATGGAACGCAGTGGACTGAGCAACGTCGGCCCGGCATTCCAGCCGTTCCGGCGCCGGCACCTTATCAATCGGCGGCTGCGCAGCCGTTGGCGCCTGCCGCGCCGCAGGCTGGGGCTAACGCGCAGAAACCGCTGTGGAAGCGGACGTGGTTCATCGTCACCGCTGCAGTGGTCGCTCTCATCGTCGTCGGTTCTGTCAGCGGCGCCATCGCCGGCGGGAAGAAAACCGACGCGATCGCAGTCGCCGACACGACGCCGGTGGCGTCTCCGACGCCCACGCCGGCACAGACGTCCGCCGCTCCAAGCCCCACTCCGAGTACCCCGCCTGTGGAAGCGCCCGCACCCGCGGCGGTCGACCCGACATTCTTCAAAGCGAACGCCGGCAAGCAACTGGACGACTACGCGAAAGACCTGTCGGATCTCAGCGACGCTGTTGCGAAGGGCTCAACCCTGCGCGTGATGTCCAACAGCATTGAGCTGGCCTTCAATGAAGGGGAGCTCGCCGCAATCGCGCCGACTACCAATATCGCGCCAGAGTGGACGACAGCGCTGGCCGGGCTCTCGATCACCACCACGCAGATCGCCGACGCCATCTCCAAAAAGGACTACACCACCGTGAACAACCTGGTCGGTCAAGCAAACCAACAGGTGGCGTCGCTGCGCGACATCGCCAGCCGCGCAGCCTAG
- a CDS encoding CFI-box-CTERM domain-containing protein, translating to MFPPEIEQCISELRPLQAKLTEAEQNSNASLAEIYEWEQKTAAISKDMTALVRRYGLPDPELGEAAGQASLRMGVLVALLRRAPNGAVTRPELLERIGDLKELYRKCERYARQANSVNRQLTIDYSQRINQLDVFEQNIDTFFTKETNPIIQAAAKTGGGCYIATAVYGSYDHPSVQVLRRFRDDRLSQTGWGRAFTRGYYAVSPRLARHFSSANWLNRRTRGVLDRFVTRLEQQTTITRHDPSSNR from the coding sequence ATGTTCCCACCGGAGATCGAACAGTGCATATCCGAATTGCGACCCCTGCAAGCGAAGCTGACCGAGGCTGAACAGAACTCAAACGCGTCGCTCGCTGAGATTTACGAATGGGAGCAGAAGACCGCCGCGATCAGCAAAGACATGACAGCGCTTGTCAGGCGTTACGGACTGCCCGACCCCGAACTGGGTGAAGCCGCCGGACAAGCATCTCTTCGGATGGGTGTGCTCGTAGCGCTTCTGCGCCGCGCCCCAAACGGAGCAGTCACCCGTCCGGAACTGCTCGAACGAATTGGGGATCTCAAAGAGCTGTACCGGAAGTGCGAGAGGTACGCGCGTCAAGCCAATTCAGTGAACCGCCAGTTGACGATCGACTACTCGCAACGGATCAATCAGCTCGATGTGTTCGAGCAGAACATCGACACGTTCTTCACCAAGGAAACCAACCCCATCATCCAGGCTGCGGCGAAAACCGGTGGCGGGTGCTACATCGCGACCGCTGTTTACGGGTCGTACGACCATCCATCCGTACAAGTGCTGCGTCGTTTCCGAGATGACCGGCTCAGCCAAACAGGATGGGGTCGCGCCTTCACCCGCGGGTACTACGCCGTGAGTCCGCGCCTCGCCCGACACTTCTCGTCGGCGAATTGGCTGAACCGAAGAACGCGCGGCGTTCTAGACCGGTTCGTGACCCGCCTCGAACAGCAGACGACGATTACACGACACGACCCCTCGAGCAATCGCTAG
- a CDS encoding DUF4352 domain-containing protein codes for MLRSIARTTTILAATVAVAGLTLTGCSAGGAAGSGSGGATEPARSAAAAPTSAGVGLNTPLTVGTFTYTATAMKDAGPTVGSAPLTQTAQGTYIEVDFTIANAGNSAATFLSNYVKLKDATGKTYDADPTASLYASPNQQAWVAAINPGNTLTGPILFDVPAGTQPTSVLVSDNAFSGGKEIRLQ; via the coding sequence ATGCTCCGCAGCATTGCCCGCACCACCACGATTCTCGCAGCGACCGTCGCCGTCGCCGGACTTACACTCACCGGTTGCAGCGCCGGCGGCGCCGCCGGCAGCGGTTCCGGCGGAGCGACCGAACCGGCGCGTTCGGCAGCCGCGGCGCCGACCTCGGCCGGCGTCGGCCTGAACACGCCGCTGACGGTGGGCACATTCACCTACACAGCCACCGCCATGAAAGACGCTGGCCCAACCGTCGGGTCCGCACCGCTCACGCAGACCGCCCAAGGCACATACATCGAGGTTGACTTCACCATCGCCAACGCAGGCAACAGCGCCGCCACCTTCCTCTCCAACTACGTGAAGTTGAAGGACGCCACGGGGAAAACGTACGACGCGGACCCCACCGCTTCTCTCTACGCGAGCCCTAACCAGCAGGCATGGGTCGCTGCGATCAACCCCGGCAACACCCTGACCGGTCCGATCCTCTTCGACGTCCCCGCCGGCACCCAGCCGACCAGCGTTCTCGTCTCCGACAACGCGTTCAGCGGCGGCAAGGAAATCCGACTGCAGTAA
- a CDS encoding sensor histidine kinase, translating to MTGSICLSVVCALLAISGAGIHGTAESTFPAPVKLLANVGAFAMIGVAVMLVWRHRFPVLVSALAIAGTVMFPTSPLTVLVAVAAVTAATSGVRRWLFVAGTYLAVVVSLSWDVVTHASLLAGFVNNPGEGTPARLALFWVVPLLAAVAATPFAAFGFARQLRRERDAARLTTAEANRNVTVLHQEVSRERERQELARELHDTLAARLSSLSLHAGALELTVDGTDPRAAAAAKAVRETAQLSLDELRDVVHALRNPSASTPGSGLGDLGSLIDDALRDGVDVRAQILVNDPSTCDPHVAHACYRIVQESISNVRRHAPGVGLRVDVRGGPDSGISITASNWLIPGVAPTSTGGGHGLTGMSERVALVGGSFQAGPTPEGTFTVLAWLPWYPVAR from the coding sequence TTGACAGGCTCGATCTGCTTATCGGTGGTGTGCGCGCTGCTCGCCATCTCTGGTGCTGGTATCCACGGCACCGCCGAGTCCACGTTCCCGGCGCCGGTGAAGCTGCTGGCGAATGTGGGTGCGTTCGCGATGATCGGCGTGGCCGTGATGCTGGTGTGGCGTCACCGGTTCCCGGTGTTGGTGTCCGCATTGGCGATCGCAGGGACCGTCATGTTCCCTACCAGCCCGTTGACGGTGCTGGTCGCGGTAGCTGCGGTGACAGCTGCGACGTCGGGAGTCCGACGGTGGCTGTTTGTAGCGGGGACGTATCTCGCGGTCGTGGTGTCTTTGTCCTGGGATGTCGTCACTCATGCGTCTCTGCTCGCTGGTTTTGTGAACAACCCCGGTGAGGGGACACCGGCACGGTTGGCTCTGTTCTGGGTCGTTCCCTTGCTCGCTGCGGTCGCGGCGACCCCGTTCGCCGCATTCGGGTTCGCGCGGCAGCTTCGCCGGGAGCGCGACGCCGCGCGGCTCACCACGGCGGAGGCGAACCGGAACGTGACCGTCCTTCATCAGGAGGTGTCCCGGGAGCGGGAACGGCAGGAGCTCGCCCGTGAGCTCCATGACACTTTGGCGGCGCGGCTGAGTTCTCTGTCGCTGCATGCAGGGGCGTTGGAGCTGACGGTGGACGGGACAGACCCTCGAGCTGCTGCGGCGGCGAAGGCGGTACGTGAAACAGCGCAGCTCTCCCTTGACGAGCTGCGCGATGTCGTCCACGCCCTCCGAAATCCGTCAGCGTCCACCCCCGGGTCTGGTCTAGGTGATCTCGGGAGCCTCATTGATGACGCGCTCCGCGATGGAGTCGACGTGCGAGCGCAGATCCTGGTGAACGACCCGTCGACGTGCGACCCACATGTCGCTCACGCGTGTTACCGCATCGTTCAAGAGAGCATTTCGAATGTCCGCCGGCATGCGCCAGGTGTGGGGCTCCGTGTCGATGTCCGTGGCGGCCCGGACAGCGGAATCAGTATCACCGCGTCCAACTGGCTGATACCTGGTGTTGCCCCGACTTCGACCGGTGGCGGGCACGGGCTAACCGGTATGAGCGAACGTGTCGCACTCGTCGGCGGTTCTTTCCAGGCAGGGCCGACACCGGAAGGGACCTTTACCGTCCTCGCCTGGTTGCCTTGGTATCCCGTCGCCCGTTGA
- a CDS encoding response regulator has protein sequence MTDPRPIRVLVVDDDTMAANGMISLLETASDVEVVGRCSDGDEVGDALARLRPGVVLCDVRMPRMDGVAVVREHKDAGPSFLMMTAFDEDGRVLEAVSAGAAGFMLKGDDPNRILEAVRQVAAGDAAFSPRAAKQLTLWVRDSNASEKRRDAIEKMNMLTDRERDYVTALTTGATDAELGRQFFVADSTVKSALATVRTKWGVGTRTELAVIAARAEQ, from the coding sequence GTGACCGACCCGCGACCAATCCGTGTGCTGGTCGTCGACGATGACACGATGGCGGCGAACGGCATGATTTCGCTCCTCGAAACAGCTTCGGACGTCGAGGTTGTCGGCCGGTGCAGCGACGGCGACGAGGTCGGCGACGCTCTCGCACGGCTCCGCCCTGGCGTCGTCCTCTGCGACGTGCGGATGCCGCGGATGGACGGTGTCGCCGTCGTCCGCGAACACAAGGACGCCGGCCCGTCATTCCTGATGATGACCGCGTTCGACGAAGACGGACGAGTGCTTGAAGCTGTGTCAGCGGGCGCTGCAGGGTTCATGCTCAAAGGAGACGACCCGAACCGGATCCTAGAAGCTGTCCGCCAGGTTGCCGCAGGTGACGCCGCGTTCTCGCCTCGTGCAGCGAAACAGCTGACGTTGTGGGTACGTGACTCCAATGCGTCCGAGAAGCGCCGCGACGCCATCGAGAAGATGAACATGCTCACCGACCGGGAACGCGACTACGTGACCGCGTTGACCACCGGTGCGACAGACGCCGAACTCGGCCGACAATTCTTCGTCGCGGATTCGACGGTCAAATCCGCACTCGCAACCGTCCGCACGAAATGGGGTGTCGGGACGAGGACGGAACTTGCTGTAATCGCGGCGCGAGCTGAACAGTAG
- a CDS encoding SDR family NAD(P)-dependent oxidoreductase gives MVSPVAGLYPVAAGHHGRGINEHNFGVNAMSARTALITGGTSGIGRATALSLHERGYRVAITGQRDESVARARQELPEEILVLQANARSLTDIDRVVAEVGAEFGHLTTLFLNAGTNRPMSLDTWDEAAYDEVFDVNTKCVFYTLVKALPLLTDGGSVIVTVGIGATRSLTGNVIAAGSHAAILGMIPTLALELAPRHIRINAVSPGMTDTPMTRAGVGQAFDDVEGALAAMADSNPFGRLGRPEDVAGTVAYLASDDAAYVTGQEIVVSGGAGLAI, from the coding sequence ATGGTCTCGCCGGTGGCGGGCCTCTACCCTGTCGCCGCAGGTCACCACGGGCGCGGCATCAACGAACACAATTTTGGAGTGAATGCCATGTCGGCACGTACAGCCCTGATCACTGGCGGGACCAGCGGAATCGGCAGGGCCACCGCACTCTCCCTGCATGAGCGCGGTTACCGGGTTGCCATTACTGGGCAGCGGGATGAAAGCGTCGCGCGGGCACGACAGGAACTGCCGGAGGAGATCCTCGTCCTTCAGGCGAACGCCCGTTCACTTACCGACATCGACCGGGTGGTGGCGGAGGTTGGTGCTGAGTTCGGGCATTTGACGACGCTGTTCTTGAACGCTGGCACCAACCGGCCGATGAGCCTCGACACGTGGGACGAGGCTGCGTACGACGAGGTGTTCGACGTGAACACGAAGTGCGTCTTCTACACCCTGGTGAAGGCGCTGCCGCTGCTGACCGACGGAGGGTCGGTCATCGTCACTGTCGGCATCGGGGCAACCCGAAGCCTGACAGGTAACGTGATCGCGGCTGGTTCGCACGCTGCGATCCTCGGGATGATTCCGACCCTCGCGCTGGAGCTCGCACCCCGCCACATCCGGATCAACGCGGTCAGCCCGGGCATGACTGACACCCCGATGACTCGAGCCGGGGTCGGCCAGGCGTTCGACGATGTTGAGGGTGCGCTTGCGGCGATGGCTGACAGCAACCCGTTCGGCCGGCTGGGCCGACCCGAGGACGTCGCCGGAACCGTCGCTTACTTGGCCTCTGATGACGCCGCTTACGTCACCGGGCAGGAGATCGTAGTGTCCGGCGGCGCAGGACTTGCCATCTGA
- a CDS encoding DM13 domain-containing protein, protein MRKTLALAAAVVALTAGLTACSGSDGSTSSDPATTSAASSSSTATLTGTFSGLNGKKVAGTVMISGDTIRLSGFSSDEGPDLHLYLTNGTDESAVAAGKEIMSVAHDKADQTFSLKGIDVSRYANVVVHCDKAKATFGAASLS, encoded by the coding sequence ATGCGCAAGACACTCGCCCTCGCAGCGGCCGTCGTGGCCCTGACCGCCGGACTCACGGCCTGCTCGGGCTCGGACGGCTCGACCTCTTCGGATCCCGCAACCACCTCGGCTGCGTCTTCGAGCTCCACCGCGACGCTCACCGGCACATTCTCCGGCCTCAACGGCAAGAAGGTTGCCGGCACGGTCATGATCAGCGGCGACACGATCAGGCTCTCCGGGTTCTCTTCAGATGAGGGCCCGGACCTGCACCTCTACCTCACGAACGGCACCGATGAGTCAGCAGTCGCTGCCGGCAAAGAGATCATGAGCGTCGCCCACGACAAGGCCGACCAGACTTTCTCGCTCAAGGGCATCGACGTGTCGCGGTACGCGAACGTCGTCGTGCACTGCGACAAGGCCAAGGCGACCTTCGGCGCCGCCTCCCTCTCATGA
- a CDS encoding DoxX family membrane protein, with the protein MTVSRTSAALSVPSFVVGAARVALGALWLMEGALKYRAGFGWADIGFVIQGAATNSRVPGYFALFADTVMRPLHGFFGFATPLLETALGIALVLGVLTRASAFISVLTLLLYWSADQLIWEYPVMVALSVVVIAWPVAARALSISAIAERRLSRLSSAPAPVRVWF; encoded by the coding sequence ATGACCGTAAGCCGGACTTCTGCGGCCCTCTCCGTCCCGTCCTTCGTTGTCGGGGCGGCGAGGGTCGCCCTCGGCGCGCTTTGGCTGATGGAGGGAGCGCTAAAGTACCGCGCCGGTTTCGGGTGGGCAGACATCGGCTTCGTAATCCAGGGTGCAGCCACGAACTCGCGTGTCCCGGGTTACTTCGCGCTCTTCGCGGACACCGTTATGCGGCCCCTGCATGGGTTCTTCGGGTTTGCGACGCCGCTGCTGGAGACAGCTCTCGGTATCGCGCTCGTCCTCGGCGTACTTACGCGTGCATCCGCCTTCATCTCCGTGTTGACGTTGCTGCTGTACTGGTCGGCAGATCAGCTCATCTGGGAATACCCGGTGATGGTCGCACTGTCGGTGGTCGTCATCGCCTGGCCGGTCGCTGCTCGCGCCCTCTCAATCTCGGCCATCGCCGAGCGCCGGCTTTCCAGGCTGAGCTCGGCGCCCGCACCGGTGCGCGTCTGGTTCTGA
- a CDS encoding sodium:calcium antiporter — protein MASLPFWLLILIFIVAVGAIWVAGIQLSRYTDVLAERFHFGAAFGGLILLAIATNLPELAITVSAASQGNLSIAVGNILGGVAIQTVVLALLDLIGVRGVKSLTYRAGSLALIVEAGLVIAVLSVVIAGSQMPPGLIFFRLTPDTVLIAAIWVAGLVLVRRAGNGMSWYDGGQAPDSQPEPMGHSRVIQEEMATSAGTSTAKALTAFLIAALITLLAGVALERSGSVIADRAGLSGIFFGATVLALATALPEISTGLAAIRMGDYKLAVSDIFGGNAFLPVLFLVATVISGQAVLPEAQAADIYLTALGILLTLVFLLGIAFRPQRKILGMGIDSVFVFVLYVVGTAGLLVVSDF, from the coding sequence ATGGCGTCGCTACCGTTCTGGCTGCTGATTCTGATCTTCATCGTCGCGGTCGGCGCGATCTGGGTCGCGGGAATCCAACTCAGCCGTTACACCGACGTTCTCGCCGAGCGGTTTCACTTCGGAGCGGCGTTTGGGGGACTCATTCTCCTCGCCATCGCAACCAATCTTCCTGAACTGGCGATTACCGTGAGCGCCGCGAGCCAAGGAAATCTCTCGATCGCTGTCGGAAATATCCTTGGCGGTGTCGCAATCCAGACCGTGGTCCTTGCGCTCCTGGACCTTATCGGGGTGCGCGGGGTGAAGTCTCTGACCTATCGCGCCGGCTCCTTGGCGCTGATCGTCGAGGCTGGTCTGGTTATTGCGGTCCTCTCTGTGGTGATCGCTGGGAGTCAAATGCCGCCGGGTCTGATCTTCTTTCGACTGACGCCGGATACCGTGCTGATAGCGGCGATATGGGTAGCCGGTCTGGTTCTTGTAAGGCGAGCAGGGAATGGCATGTCGTGGTACGACGGCGGACAAGCCCCTGATTCCCAACCGGAACCGATGGGACATAGTCGAGTCATTCAGGAAGAGATGGCGACGTCGGCGGGAACCAGCACGGCCAAAGCTTTGACCGCTTTTCTCATTGCTGCCCTCATTACTCTGCTGGCGGGTGTCGCGCTCGAGCGCAGCGGGAGCGTCATCGCGGACCGGGCCGGGCTCTCGGGTATCTTCTTCGGCGCTACAGTGCTGGCGCTCGCCACCGCACTTCCCGAAATCTCAACCGGACTTGCTGCAATCAGAATGGGCGACTACAAACTCGCAGTCAGCGATATTTTCGGCGGCAACGCCTTCCTGCCCGTTCTCTTTCTCGTCGCAACGGTCATTTCCGGTCAAGCCGTTCTTCCCGAAGCTCAAGCCGCTGACATCTACCTCACCGCGCTCGGGATCCTTCTTACCCTCGTCTTCCTTCTTGGGATCGCTTTCCGTCCCCAACGAAAGATCCTTGGAATGGGAATCGACTCCGTCTTCGTTTTCGTCCTCTACGTCGTTGGTACGGCAGGACTGCTTGTCGTCAGTGACTTCTGA
- a CDS encoding TetR/AcrR family transcriptional regulator, with the protein MALATPTNRPGRGFTAKGWATRQRIVDAASKLILEHGVETATLEEIQSAAQVSASQLYHYFTNKSALILAVIDHQTEAVLGVHRPALDRLDSFEALIEWRDVIVATLDAQNCVGGCPLGSLVSGLAESDPIARGALVESFAEWERLLRSGLVAMRDRGVLRNDVDVDALALSMLASVQGGLLLSQARRDSSAVRVAVDTAIDHLRTLTR; encoded by the coding sequence ATGGCGCTTGCGACTCCGACCAACCGACCTGGCCGGGGCTTCACGGCCAAAGGGTGGGCAACCCGCCAGCGGATCGTGGATGCGGCCTCGAAGCTGATCCTCGAACACGGCGTCGAGACCGCGACACTGGAGGAAATCCAGAGCGCAGCGCAGGTGAGCGCCTCACAGCTCTATCACTACTTCACTAACAAGAGTGCGCTGATCTTGGCGGTGATCGACCATCAGACAGAAGCAGTGCTCGGTGTCCACCGCCCTGCGCTGGATCGGCTGGACAGCTTCGAGGCCCTCATCGAATGGCGGGATGTCATCGTCGCGACGCTCGATGCGCAGAACTGCGTCGGCGGATGCCCCCTCGGGTCGCTCGTCAGCGGGCTCGCCGAGTCCGATCCGATCGCGCGCGGCGCGCTAGTAGAGTCGTTCGCCGAGTGGGAGCGTCTTCTGCGAAGCGGCCTGGTCGCCATGCGCGACCGCGGCGTGCTGCGGAACGATGTCGACGTGGATGCGCTCGCGCTCAGCATGCTCGCAAGCGTGCAGGGCGGCCTGCTGCTGAGTCAGGCACGCCGCGACTCGAGCGCCGTACGGGTCGCAGTCGACACCGCAATCGACCACCTCCGCACGCTGACGCGCTAA
- a CDS encoding SDR family NAD(P)-dependent oxidoreductase yields the protein MAIDLTGKTALVTGSTSGIGRATALKLAQGGTHVIVSGRDAERGQATVDAIRTAGGRADFVAANLSDAESVRELARRALEISGGRVDILVNNAGVFPFGPTVDVTDGEFESVSAVNVRAPFILVAALAPAMVAAGAGAIINVTTMVANFGMAGMALYGSSKAALQLLTKAWAAEFGPSGVRVNAVSPGPTRTEGTVGMGEGLDQLASATPAGRPGNAEDVADAIVFLASGDARHVHGAVLPVDGGRIAV from the coding sequence ATGGCAATCGATCTCACCGGCAAGACGGCTCTGGTGACGGGATCCACAAGCGGCATCGGCCGCGCAACGGCCCTGAAGCTCGCTCAGGGCGGCACGCACGTCATCGTCAGCGGACGGGACGCAGAGCGCGGCCAGGCCACTGTCGACGCTATCCGCACCGCCGGCGGCAGGGCTGACTTCGTCGCTGCGAACCTGAGCGACGCTGAGAGTGTTCGTGAGCTTGCCCGACGGGCCCTGGAGATCTCGGGTGGTCGGGTGGACATCCTGGTCAACAACGCTGGGGTCTTCCCCTTCGGGCCGACCGTGGATGTGACAGACGGCGAATTCGAGTCAGTCAGCGCCGTGAACGTCAGAGCTCCGTTCATCCTCGTCGCCGCGCTCGCTCCCGCGATGGTCGCGGCGGGCGCCGGCGCGATCATCAACGTCACCACGATGGTCGCCAACTTCGGCATGGCAGGCATGGCCCTTTATGGCTCGAGCAAGGCGGCCCTGCAGTTGCTTACGAAGGCTTGGGCCGCCGAGTTCGGCCCCTCGGGCGTGCGGGTCAACGCAGTCAGCCCCGGCCCCACGCGCACAGAGGGCACCGTCGGCATGGGAGAAGGGCTCGACCAGTTGGCCTCGGCCACCCCGGCCGGTCGACCGGGCAACGCAGAGGACGTTGCCGACGCGATCGTGTTCCTCGCATCCGGCGACGCCCGCCACGTTCACGGAGCAGTGCTGCCTGTCGACGGTGGCCGGATCGCCGTCTGA
- the msrB gene encoding peptide-methionine (R)-S-oxide reductase MsrB: protein MPNNYRKSEDALNRLTDAQFRVTQRNGTEPPYHNEYWDNEAEGIYVDVVSGQPLFSSLDKYDSGTGWPTFSRPIAPDAVRNEIENSVWSTRIEVRSTGADSHLGHLFDDGPEALGGLRYCMNSAALRFVPADQLEEQGYGEFRDLFEEGGDHTHQGVSVANILASFAREDGAAKRR from the coding sequence ATGCCGAATAACTACCGGAAGAGCGAGGACGCGTTGAATCGCCTGACAGATGCCCAGTTCAGGGTGACTCAGAGGAATGGAACGGAGCCGCCGTACCACAACGAGTATTGGGATAACGAAGCCGAGGGTATCTACGTCGATGTTGTTTCCGGCCAGCCTCTGTTCTCGTCCCTGGACAAGTACGACTCTGGAACGGGTTGGCCGACTTTCAGCCGGCCGATCGCGCCCGACGCAGTACGGAATGAGATCGAGAACTCAGTGTGGTCAACACGTATCGAAGTGCGGTCAACCGGCGCCGATAGCCACTTGGGGCACCTTTTCGATGATGGCCCTGAGGCACTCGGCGGCCTGCGGTATTGCATGAATTCCGCAGCGTTGCGCTTCGTCCCTGCCGATCAGCTCGAGGAGCAGGGTTACGGTGAGTTCCGCGATCTGTTCGAGGAAGGCGGCGACCACACGCATCAAGGCGTGTCAGTGGCGAACATACTGGCTTCGTTTGCGCGCGAGGACGGCGCAGCCAAAAGGAGGTAG
- a CDS encoding protein phosphatase 2C domain-containing protein: MPPTNDSSAEASVAHVQELPMFGFSAGSCSMTGDYREGNEDSLYVSRWSVFVADGVGGLAAGEVASSTVTHRIGALLESTDGKVMSVERLREVLAEANVDLMRRVREQPALRGMATTFTGAFSDGAIIRVAHVGDSRAYRLRDGLLTQATRDDSYIQDLIDAGTLTADAAQTHPFRSVVTNVLSGDNQDTAAINIVDEIPHLGDRWLVTSDGLTDYVPMRTIHRILAARAHPQATAEVLVQAAKDNRTRDNVSVVVADVISLLGPPPHNPVFGGSAAAGVTASGVGKVEPSPFLGEGPFA, translated from the coding sequence GTGCCGCCCACCAACGACTCGAGCGCGGAAGCAAGCGTTGCCCACGTCCAAGAACTACCGATGTTCGGGTTCTCAGCCGGGTCATGCTCAATGACCGGCGACTATCGAGAAGGTAACGAGGATTCGCTCTACGTCTCCCGATGGTCCGTGTTCGTCGCCGACGGAGTTGGTGGCCTGGCAGCTGGTGAGGTCGCCTCGTCGACCGTCACCCACCGAATTGGCGCTCTGCTCGAAAGCACCGACGGCAAGGTGATGTCAGTGGAGCGCCTACGCGAGGTACTCGCGGAGGCCAACGTCGATCTGATGCGGCGGGTACGGGAACAGCCGGCGCTGAGAGGCATGGCTACGACCTTCACTGGGGCGTTCTCCGACGGCGCGATCATCCGGGTCGCGCACGTTGGAGATTCACGCGCGTATCGCCTCCGAGATGGACTCTTGACGCAAGCTACGCGCGATGACTCGTACATCCAGGACCTAATCGATGCCGGGACTCTCACAGCCGACGCAGCGCAGACACACCCTTTCCGCTCAGTAGTGACGAATGTCCTCAGCGGAGACAACCAAGACACGGCCGCAATCAACATTGTCGACGAAATCCCTCACCTGGGCGACCGGTGGCTCGTGACCAGTGATGGCCTCACAGACTACGTGCCCATGCGCACCATTCACCGAATACTCGCGGCCCGCGCACACCCGCAAGCAACAGCCGAAGTTCTGGTGCAAGCCGCGAAAGACAACCGGACCCGAGACAACGTCAGCGTCGTGGTTGCCGACGTGATCTCTTTGCTCGGACCGCCGCCTCACAACCCCGTCTTCGGAGGATCCGCCGCAGCTGGCGTCACCGCAAGCGGGGTAGGAAAGGTAGAGCCGTCTCCGTTTCTGGGAGAGGGACCGTTTGCCTAG